In Dermacentor andersoni chromosome 4, qqDerAnde1_hic_scaffold, whole genome shotgun sequence, the following proteins share a genomic window:
- the LOC126536150 gene encoding iripin-2-like isoform X2, translating into MRLLGTIKLVGKAPSPGSAELHVPRRKLHAMNFLICLAGLLALCAAQEEHKVTGANNQFGFKLLDKIPVSPEVNLFYSPYSVSTAMAMAYVGARGETQHDLHETLGYSSVGLTPDHVPSAHAQHTHLLRAPSNSTLRVANAAVVQDGYVVTEEYLGLLRTSFGAEVNLAGLNDEQSVRRINDWVKNKTEGKIEQLLSEPLPPNTRLVLLNAIYFKGLWNTPFEVRATSKAQFFNAGTERVEVDTMHAQVNAGLAEDDETNADVLDLPYAGLDYSMTIVLPRERNGVDALRQNLSWPVFQRLLSKLNAHALVEVALPKFKIEGSYKLKAPLSALGASKAFDERLADFSGISGSRDLVVYEVVHKAVVEVNEEGSEAAAATGVITYTKSATFGIPFVVDHPFLFFIRNRQTGDVLFAGQVNHL; encoded by the exons ATGCGACTTCTCGGCACTATAAAACTCGTCGGCAAAGCCCCTTCTCCTGGTTCTGCGGAGCTACACGTCCCCAGAAGGAAG CTGCACGCGATGAATTTTCTCATCTGCCTCGCGGGGCTCCTGGCTCTGTGCGCCGCCCAAGAGGAGCACAAGGTCACCGGCGCCAACAACCAGTTTGGATTCAAGCTCCTCGATAAGATTCCAGTCTCACCGGAGGTGAACCTCTTCTACTCGCCGTACAGCGTGTCCACAGCGATGGCCATGGCCTACGTTGGTGCCAGAGGAGAGACTCAGCACGACCTGCACGAGACGCTCGGTTACTCCTCCGTAGGCTTGACGCCCGACCACGTGCCGAGCGCCCACGCCCAGCATACGCACCTTCTGCGTGCGCCTTCAAACTCGACCCTCCGCGTCGCCAACGCGGCCGTCGTCCAAGACGGCTACGTTGTGACGGAGGAGTACCTGGGACTGCTGCGCACGTCATTCGGGGCCGAGGTCAATCTCGCAGGCTTGAACGATGAACAATCCGTGAGAAGAATCAACGACTGGGTCAAGAACAAGACAGAAGGAAAGATTGAGCAGTTGCTCAGCGAGCCTCTTCCTCCTAACACGAGATTGGTTCTCCTGAACGCTATTTACTTCAAGGGTCTGTGGAACACGCCTTTCGAAGTGAGAGCAACGTCGAAGGCACAGTTCTTCAACGCGGGAACCGAGAGAGTTGAGGTCGACACGATGCACGCTCAGGTGAATGCGGGACTCGCCGAGGACGACGAGACCAACGCTGACGTTCTCGACCTGCCTTACGCCGGGCTCGACTACAGTATGACAATCGTCCTTCCAAGAGAGAGGAACGGAGTGGATGCCTTGAGGCAGAACCTTTCGTGGCCAGTCTTCCAACGCCTCCTGTCCAAGCTCAACGCGCATGCCCTCGTTGAAGTGGCGCTGCCCAA GTTCAAGATCGAAGGCTCGTACAAACTGAAGGCGCCCCTGTCGGCGCTTGGAGCCTCGAAGGCCTTCGACGAGCGCCTCGCCGACTTTTCCGGCATCAGCGGCTCCCGCGACCTGGTTGTGTACGAAGTCGTACACAAGGCCGTGGTCGAGGTTAACGAAGAAGGAAGTGAAGCCGCCGCCGCGACGGGAGTCATCACCTACACCAAGAGCGCAACTTTTGGCATTCCCTTCGTGGTCGACCACCCGTTCCTGTTCTTCATCCGCAACAGGCAAACGGGAGACGTCCTGTTCGCGGGTCAAGTGAACCACCTCTAG
- the LOC129380209 gene encoding iripin-3-like yields MQLTVFFLVGAFLAVASAQDHVRVIAASNDFAFRLLPLLSGSQSDNVFYSPYSVTTALAMVYAGANGTTLRELHESLRYNIVRLAQDKVLRAHAGHNRRLLAPSNSTLKIANAAVLDGKLNALPGYVNALKNGFGAELLKVDFIGAGQSAVNVINSWVDQKTQHKISTLFDKPLSKDTRLVLLNAIYFKGTWRTKFARSKTEKAPFYTGDGRSTSVDTMQGTVKAGYAYARDIGATVLDLPYNGLDYSMTILLPRNKTGVEALRKNLTLLTLRDALARLSEATVDVHLPRFKLEEKYKLKEVLPRLGIRRMFNAGEADLSRINGGMDLFVDQVVHKAVVQVNEEGSEAAATTGVVINTRTTSGPEVFRADHPFLFFIRNRRTGDILFVGLVNKVE; encoded by the exons ATGCAGCTCACAGTATTCTTCCTGGTCGGGGCCTTCCTCGCTGTGGCCTCGGCGCAAGACCACGTCAGGGTGATTGCCGCAAGCAACGACTTCGCTTTCCGACTACTCCCACTGCTGTCGGGTTCCCAGAGCGACAACGTCTTCTACTCACCGTACAGCGTGACCACGGCTCTGGCCATGGTTTATGCCGGTGCCAACGGCACGACGCTTCGCGAACTACACGAATCCCTGAGGTACAACATAGTGAGGCTAGCACAGGACAAAGTCCTGCGCGCGCACGCCGGGCACAATCGTCGCCTGCTCGCGCCGTCCAACTCGACGCTGAAGATCGCCAACGCAGCGGTACTGGACGGCAAGCTTAACGCTCTGCCGGGCTACGTGAACGCCCTGAAGAACGGCTTCGGGGCCGAGCTTCTCAAGGTTGACTTCATTGGAGCAGGCCAGTCAGCCGTGAACGTCATAAACTCGTGGGTGGATCAGAAGACGCAGCACAAGATCAGCACGTTGTTCGACAAGCCGCTGTCTAAGGACACCAGGCTGGTGCTTCTGAATGCCATATACTTCAAAGGGACCTGGCGCACAAAGTTCGCCAGGTCGAAAACGGAGAAGGCCCCCTTCTACACGGGTGACGGCCGCTCGACCAGCGTCGACACCATGCAGGGCACTGTAAAGGCGGGATACGCCTACGCCCGGGATATCGGAGCCACTGTGCTGGATCTGCCTTACAACGGCCTAGACTACAGCATGACGATACTGCTTCCACGAAACAAGACCGGTGTCGAAGCGCTGAGGAAGAACCTGACTCTGCTGACATTGAGAGACGCTCTGGCCCGGCTCAGCGAAGCtactgttgacgtgcatctcccGAG GTTCAAGCTGGAGGAGAAATACAAGCTGAAGGAGGTGCTACCGAGGTTGGGCATCAGGAGGATGTTCAACGCAGGCGAGGCCGACCTGTCCCGAATCAACGGCGGCATGGACCTCTTCGTGGACCAGGTGGTGCACAAGGCTGTGGTGCAGGTCAACGAGGAAGGCAGCGAGGCGGCCGCCACCACCGGTGTGGTGATCAACACGCGCACCACGTCCGGTCCAGAAGTGTTTCGCGCCGATCACCCGTTCCTGTTCTTCATCCGCAACAGACGAACAGGAGATATCCTCTTCGTTGGACTAGTCAACAAAGTCGAATGA
- the LOC126536150 gene encoding iripin-2-like isoform X1 produces the protein MNFLICLAGLLALCAAQEEHKVTGANNQFGFKLLDKIPVSPEVNLFYSPYSVSTAMAMAYVGARGETQHDLHETLGYSSVGLTPDHVPSAHAQHTHLLRAPSNSTLRVANAAVVQDGYVVTEEYLGLLRTSFGAEVNLAGLNDEQSVRRINDWVKNKTEGKIEQLLSEPLPPNTRLVLLNAIYFKGLWNTPFEVRATSKAQFFNAGTERVEVDTMHAQVNAGLAEDDETNADVLDLPYAGLDYSMTIVLPRERNGVDALRQNLSWPVFQRLLSKLNAHALVEVALPKFKIEGSYKLKAPLSALGASKAFDERLADFSGISGSRDLVVYEVVHKAVVEVNEEGSEAAAATGVITYTKSATFGIPFVVDHPFLFFIRNRQTGDVLFAGQVNHL, from the exons ATGAATTTTCTCATCTGCCTCGCGGGGCTCCTGGCTCTGTGCGCCGCCCAAGAGGAGCACAAGGTCACCGGCGCCAACAACCAGTTTGGATTCAAGCTCCTCGATAAGATTCCAGTCTCACCGGAGGTGAACCTCTTCTACTCGCCGTACAGCGTGTCCACAGCGATGGCCATGGCCTACGTTGGTGCCAGAGGAGAGACTCAGCACGACCTGCACGAGACGCTCGGTTACTCCTCCGTAGGCTTGACGCCCGACCACGTGCCGAGCGCCCACGCCCAGCATACGCACCTTCTGCGTGCGCCTTCAAACTCGACCCTCCGCGTCGCCAACGCGGCCGTCGTCCAAGACGGCTACGTTGTGACGGAGGAGTACCTGGGACTGCTGCGCACGTCATTCGGGGCCGAGGTCAATCTCGCAGGCTTGAACGATGAACAATCCGTGAGAAGAATCAACGACTGGGTCAAGAACAAGACAGAAGGAAAGATTGAGCAGTTGCTCAGCGAGCCTCTTCCTCCTAACACGAGATTGGTTCTCCTGAACGCTATTTACTTCAAGGGTCTGTGGAACACGCCTTTCGAAGTGAGAGCAACGTCGAAGGCACAGTTCTTCAACGCGGGAACCGAGAGAGTTGAGGTCGACACGATGCACGCTCAGGTGAATGCGGGACTCGCCGAGGACGACGAGACCAACGCTGACGTTCTCGACCTGCCTTACGCCGGGCTCGACTACAGTATGACAATCGTCCTTCCAAGAGAGAGGAACGGAGTGGATGCCTTGAGGCAGAACCTTTCGTGGCCAGTCTTCCAACGCCTCCTGTCCAAGCTCAACGCGCATGCCCTCGTTGAAGTGGCGCTGCCCAA GTTCAAGATCGAAGGCTCGTACAAACTGAAGGCGCCCCTGTCGGCGCTTGGAGCCTCGAAGGCCTTCGACGAGCGCCTCGCCGACTTTTCCGGCATCAGCGGCTCCCGCGACCTGGTTGTGTACGAAGTCGTACACAAGGCCGTGGTCGAGGTTAACGAAGAAGGAAGTGAAGCCGCCGCCGCGACGGGAGTCATCACCTACACCAAGAGCGCAACTTTTGGCATTCCCTTCGTGGTCGACCACCCGTTCCTGTTCTTCATCCGCAACAGGCAAACGGGAGACGTCCTGTTCGCGGGTCAAGTGAACCACCTCTAG